In Phragmites australis chromosome 18, lpPhrAust1.1, whole genome shotgun sequence, the genomic window TCGTCATGAGGACGTCATTGATTGCACGCAGCAGACGCCTGACTGTAGCGGCACACATGGTTTTGTctgggctgctgcaatgcaggCCGCTAGCTTCACTGAGCTCCTCAGCGCACAATATCCCTAATATCCTGATGCACCTAGGGGTTTacagtggtaccagcagggcgagccttcggcacactggactccatcggagcacgttctaggAGTGTCCATACTGCTGCATGAGGATCATtcttcatggtacatgcagggtaGAGTTAGTGGGGTGGGATACACGTTCGATGAGGATCCTACAGGGTAGGACGATAATGATGACGAGCAAGGGAATACATGGCAGGGGCCAGCGTAGGccactgggatgagggccacataCTCGCTAGACGCGTACACTCCTAGGGATTGTGTGTGTCATCGTCGTTGAGTCGCTAGTGCAATTGTTCGATACACTTGTACTTATTAATgatgcatatatttttgaccTTACTATCATAGTCATTTCTATTatgtattatttatttattgttaatttaattatttttaatttatataatgtttgtcaaatagttctggcacataactttatttgttagttatttattaaaCTTAGTcacatattaattatgacatttaatacttgtttaatgtttcttaattAATCAGGGATTCGTGCTTTCATGAAGAGCTATAATATTGCAatgaaggatcaataaatctacgACGAGATCTTCAAGTACAGACTTTTTATAGACACCTACAATGATCTATATAAcacttaatgcctccttgcaggttgtgcatgaaaaaaggatgatcccttcaagtaGAACAACCTAATTCAAGTTGTGGCCAAATTTTGTGAAAGACTCTTCTGTTCTGCGTTAACTGCTtcgctccaacatgtaaccaccgaggaccttaggACCCTCTTGCACGAGCAGCGTCAAACGTATCTCAGGGTGTGTGAACTGACCGACCATCCTTCTAttctaggtttctctaggaagTAAAGAACGATAGTGATATTGCATGACCAGTATGCATTCTACATTCTGGTTCGTAATTTCATATAtgctcaccctacttatctttttttcattgATTCAAATGCTCTTTTATTTTAGGCATTTTCGAAAGACACatagttgatcaacaaagatatcacaaacttcttggtaATGTATATACTCTTCGGTAGGGGTGTCATGCTTGGTTCGTGTAGAAGACGATGACAGttagcgaacctaaggggtacagaGGCGCCATCTACTACTCATCCAGAAAATGgcaaggatgatgaggataatgGTTTCATGCCCCCCAATGCCTCAACGTTCTGGCAGCAGTACAAGAGAAGGTTTAATGATCACTGCAATAAGATGTTCACGCACTACATCGAGATGGCGTATAACCGACAAGGAAATATGATATGCTACTACCGTGATAgttcaagatgatgatgatgatgacaatttCATGCCACAATGACCCCTCCTTCCAAGGCCTCCATCTCCgaaggacattgatgatcctgAAAATTATGGTGAATTTGCTGGTACATATCCTTACAACTTCCAATTACCATCTCAGAGATGACAACTATCTTACTCTAATAGTATTGGTTGGCACAACTATTATTCTTCCGCTAATTTGTGTCGCCACTTTTCttcgccatcttgagatgatttaAGTATTCAACATCTATAGACTATGCACTATGCAAATATCTGacatgactatttattttgtttactttTCTATTTTATTAGTTCAGTTCGATGAGTATGTGGTTAGTGTTTTATATTAACATACTATGTTATAAATTATTTGTGAACTTTAGATCTAATTaatgtgatggtaagtttattatattaacgtactatctaAGCACAATTTTTTCTAACATATGAAAAGTATTTGTGAACTCATATTTTGGACATGTCAATGCTTATGCTAGTGTTCTCTTGTGACTAATGTTGTAGCACGAGTACATTGAAGATTGGCATAGACTAGGGTTGTATCACCAGCATCTCAGTGACTAGCATTAATTGCAGCTTTAGCATCAAccatgtgattgtatgaaccaTTCAACCTCGGGTtgtgcttgctttaggatgaatgcttaaaacaggctttgactttggattaagatcaaagggatagatgttaCTTTTGCACCTATTCAAAATCAATAATTTTTATAGGGAATACTTTCATAGGATTCTATGCTTCCATACAGAaacaacaataactcattgttgaacttttgcagaatgaaataaccacaccaagcaacatcTTTCACAGGGAATATTTGCCAAGCATCAAcgccacaactttttcagctttcacagggaatttTATACTTCAGCCCCCAGCTAAGCCCGTGCACTTAGTCCATGCACTAGCctccagccaccataaataacccacCCTCATATATGGATAAACCActcattcctcagctctctcaactacaatgtcttcctcagctccatcaagctCACACAAGAAACATTAGGAGATTTTCATTCCTAGGgtgtcgaaccaccgatgtacTTTTGTTGCGGACCTTGTAGACTTCACGAGTACTAGaacatctcctacacatatgaCATATGCTTTTTCATGTGTGTCAACCATCAGTACGACAAATCTTGATATGGAccatacgagtacccaccgATATAGCGACATATATCATTAATATGGCACTATCCGTACGATTTCatgcattgtcttactaatcaccactcttgttttatttgttcaatatcctccacctatctgtgacttcatggaatggctggacatggagcaaaatacgTACCGGAAGCGATGGGTCGATATgagcatgtggtggaggagAGAAGCGTATGAACGTCGGGAGTATGAGCAATAGTAGAAGGAACTACAGCTCAAATGTCAGAATgaggagcgtatgaggaaggcagcgaagAAGCATGCCACAGCTGAGGCATGCGAAGCagaaagggaaaggaagcgggagagggcccgttgCGCTAAAGCGGAGGGTCCCGATACCCTGCGAAAGGACAAATATCCTaaatgcactcagtagagagtatatATTGTAACCCAATCTACTTTCATTCCTtaaggcatgtttggtttagcaGCGGCATACTATTAAATTAGTCTTTAGGCATACCGTACATACCGatatttgttgtcgtcatctctttatggttatggtcCATTCGCACAACAACAAAAACTTCATATCCTATGTAATATTTATGAGCGTATATAACTTCTGTATCGAGTTATATGATAATCATATTTCACAACTATTATTATTCGacaaattaaaatttatattatcCCAACACTGCTTCACTAAAAAGTTACTTATACAtacaaatacattaaatgaataataaaatgttGCTAAAATTGCGTTCAAATAAATTTACACAAACTAACTCATCcaattcctttctttatttattcgctcgTGCTATgataaaacaaagttatgctACTACACTCTATTCAGCCTCACTATCTCCAGTAGGTACTGCATTCTACAcagagaaaaaatattaaatgaCACGCACTCACTTATCAaattactttatttatttatttgctcatatcctaataaaataaatttgtgCTACTGTACTTTATTCAGCTCCAAAATGACACACGACAAAACACAACGTAAGCGACGAAACGACACAGCTAGCCTGTATTCAACAGCTGATATGTCAAATACGGCACTATgtatcatattcggcacacagaGTGATAAATATGGTGAACAATATCATATTCGTCAACTCAAATGCTGAACACATGTCTAACCTATCTTTTTTTGTCTTAGCTAgtggaatatttttttttatatttgagGTATCGAATACAGAtaataaatttgtaaatacatatatattatttattttaataaatacgatgAGTTTATTGCATATTTCTGGATTTTTACTGGGAAACCAGAAACAAACTCTTTTCTTGCCCCGTCACACCGCTACCCCTTCCATTCGCTCTCCTCACCCACCGCCCCGAGATCTTCCCCTTCTCGCTCCTCGCCCCCtttctctctccatttctttgATCCGGCAATGGCCGCCACCGCTCCAGCCACCGCCGGCGAGCTCCTCCGCATCGACCCCCTGGAGCTCCGCTTCCCCTGTACGCCTCTCCCCTTCCCCCcggtttattcttttctttgtctttcgaaaagatcttttttttctttttccttcctgCCGGCGTGGAACGATTGGTTCGTGACCTTGTTGATTTGTTCTTGGTGAgcagttgagctgaagaagcagatctcGTGCTCCATGCAGCTGTCGAATCTCAGCGACGACTACATCGCATTCAAGGTCCGTTTGTCCTTCGCAGAATTTTTTTAGGTGATATTTCCCATGTGAATGATCTTAGAACCGTGGAAACGGATTGATACCTCGTTCTTTGGGGCTGTTGTGTTgcttgttggatttgtggatgGCATTCTTAGTAATCCGTTTTTCCATGAATCGCATCATCGAATTTGACCTGGTAGCTGTAAAAAAAAAGGGATCTTTCAGACAGTTCTGCAACGCTATGCCTATAAATTGGACGTTTGCGTACATTAAAGGGCGATTTGCACGATTCAATCACCTTAGATTATTTATTTCTTCTGTAGTGCATTTATATTGCTATGTTGTTCATCACTTGGCAATATTAGTTTTCTAATATCTGTATGAAGGTTTGATACTTGGAGGTTGGAGGGGTCATTGTTTTCCTATGGTACCCGAACGTTAAATTGTAGTTAAGTGTCCCATTCAAAAAAAGTTGTCGTTTGGTTGGGCATTGTGATTTAGTTACCTGTTGAAATTTGCGATGATGTTATTTCTTTGTTTCTCTTGACATTGTCACAACTCACAATGGTTAGTGTGAAGCCTTTGTGTTGTTTAGCTGCTTGATAAAGCTCCTGGAATCCTGGAATTATTAAAGCTATTTGTAATGCTGTGTCTGTCTTCcaatctggaaaagaaaagcaTGGATTCAAGGAGGTTTTGTTGCTTATATCAATTTTATTTGTTTCAGGTGAAAACTACAAGCCCAAAGAAGTATTCGGTGCGGCCCAACACAGGGGTTGTCTTGCCACGGTCTACTTGTGATGTTGTTGGTTTGTGACTCTTGGCATTTAGAAATTTACACCAGTGATTTGTATATGGCCAAACCAACCTCTGTTAAGTGCTTTTTATGTATTTATCTGTACTGTTGCAGTGACAATGCAAGCACAGAGGGAGGCCCCGGCTGACATGCAGTGCAAAGATAAGTTCCTAGTCCAGAGCGTCGTTGCACCCCCTGGTATAACTGTGAAGGATGTCACAGGAGATATGGTAATGTTTTGTTTTTGTAATATGTTTTATTAAGAATCTGTTGAGCACTACATATACAAGGATAAGGGCATCATTGCAGGAATTATTTTCTTGGAGCTGTAATCTTTTTCAAAATTGACTTTAGTGGCACAGTATACTAAAATTGTGTATTGATTGTGGTGATGGCTTGACAGTTTACAAAAGAGTCTGGGAGTAAGATGGAAGAGGTCAAGTTGCGAGTGACCTATGTTGCTCCTCCACAGCCACCTTCTCCGGTGCCGGAGGAATCAGAAGAAGGTTCGCCATCTAGGGTTTCTGAATCAGAAAACGGAGATGGTTCTGCTGGCGGATTCACCAGAGTTAGTTACTGTGACTGTTGAATCTTTACCTACCCGTTTTCTTGATGGGATGGTAATTTGTTTTGATTCTGAGATAATTGCACTATTGCAGGCACTGAGAGAACGCATTGAGCCACAAGAAAAATCTTTCGAGGTCAGTTTTTTTTCCTGATAGTATGAGGTTTCATAATGAATCCACTGATGATTTGATTCAGCCAAAATTCTTTTATTGTCTACCA contains:
- the LOC133898481 gene encoding vesicle-associated protein 1-2-like → MAATAPATAGELLRIDPLELRFPFELKKQISCSMQLSNLSDDYIAFKVKTTSPKKYSVRPNTGVVLPRSTCDVVVTMQAQREAPADMQCKDKFLVQSVVAPPGITVKDVTGDMFTKESGSKMEEVKLRVTYVAPPQPPSPVPEESEEGSPSRVSESENGDGSAGGFTRALRERIEPQEKSFEAGALISKLTEEKNSAIQQNHRLRQELDLVRREISKRRGRGFSFIVVIIVAFIGIFLGYLMKS